One part of the Salinivirga cyanobacteriivorans genome encodes these proteins:
- a CDS encoding Eco57I restriction-modification methylase domain-containing protein codes for MSLFQKSVEKKYLNELDTALIDQKYKAFQDYFGNAEIQENIRNSKEEQFQEGFLRELFVSVFGYTLNPQPNFNLTTELKNIANSKKADGAILRNAEALAVIELKGTDTTDLDSIEAQAFGYKNHHPKCVYVITSNFEKLRFYIQNAVDHIDFDLFNLTREQFSLMWLCLAKDSLLNDLPLKIKESSVLQEENITKKLYADYSKFREDIYNNLVKNNPETDKLLLFKKTQKLLDRFLFIFFAEDRLLLPPNSISEIVKQWDTLKDLDAYVPLYERFKMYFGYLNTGYKGKKYDIYAYNGGLFAPDELLDSISVDDDILHEHTRKLSQYDYETDVDVNILGHIFEHSLGEIENVQAEIKGETVDAQKTRRKKDGIFYTPKYITKYIVENTVGKLCEEKRAELEIVDEEYAKGRKNRKKETIKTLDDKLTAYRNWLLSLTILDPACGSGAFLNQALDFLITEHRKIDDLRAQLFGGGIVFSDITTDILEKNIYGVDLNEESVEIAKLSLWLRTAQKGRKLNKLNNNIKCGNSLIDDPEVAGEKAFNWQNEFPEIFKNGGFDVVIGNPPYVRVQGLKEHYFDHTIFYEKQYLSATGNYDIYSLFMEKSFSLINSSGIVSFILPHKFLISDFGSGIRSFFINNSAVDEIIHFGAELVFQDATTYTCIINLTKSKKEFLKFKNINPKQLFDLIPFETISYQELTSDQWFLSNIQDKSILDKIQKQPLKLNDVFNRFVQGIITGKDAVFCVNGLLKSDSLVVKDENGTCHELELEILKPHLRGEDISKYKNLENKEWLVFPYDLINGKAELLKPDVLKNSFPNTFKYLSVYEDILRERENGKFDNELWYQYSRNQAISVLEQPKIITPEVCFGGSMTFDNCNFYHNSKCHTLLLKPESKFDYLSILPLLNSSIFWFYLSNTGNVLRGGYIGVKRKVLEPFGVPNPEVIDTDRLKDYSLSIISNNKHFQEIENQFIKYLASIFHGINISKKLNNWYKLSFAEFILELKKSIKNLNDIKLSKSDEMEWMELFETKKAEVQTINSAIDKTDKEINQMVYELYGLTAEEIKIVEESI; via the coding sequence ATGAGTTTGTTTCAAAAATCGGTAGAGAAGAAGTACCTGAACGAATTAGATACTGCCCTGATTGACCAGAAATACAAGGCATTTCAAGATTATTTCGGCAATGCCGAGATTCAGGAAAATATCAGAAATTCAAAAGAAGAACAATTCCAGGAAGGGTTTTTAAGGGAATTATTCGTTTCGGTTTTTGGATACACGCTCAACCCGCAACCCAATTTTAACCTTACCACCGAATTAAAAAACATTGCCAACAGCAAAAAAGCCGACGGGGCAATTTTGAGAAACGCAGAGGCTTTGGCGGTGATTGAACTAAAAGGTACCGACACCACCGATTTAGATTCCATCGAAGCACAGGCATTCGGGTATAAAAACCACCATCCCAAATGCGTGTACGTGATAACTTCAAACTTCGAGAAACTACGTTTTTACATTCAAAATGCCGTTGACCATATCGACTTTGATTTGTTCAACCTCACCCGGGAGCAGTTCTCGTTAATGTGGCTTTGCCTTGCAAAAGACAGCCTGTTAAACGATTTGCCCCTGAAAATCAAGGAATCATCGGTTTTGCAGGAAGAAAACATAACCAAAAAACTATATGCCGACTATTCAAAATTCCGTGAAGACATTTATAACAACCTTGTAAAAAACAATCCCGAAACCGACAAACTCCTGCTTTTCAAGAAAACCCAAAAACTGCTCGACCGTTTTTTGTTTATCTTTTTTGCCGAAGACCGCTTGTTGCTCCCGCCCAATTCAATCAGCGAAATTGTAAAGCAATGGGACACGTTAAAAGATTTGGATGCTTACGTTCCTTTGTACGAGCGGTTTAAAATGTATTTCGGATACCTTAACACCGGTTACAAAGGCAAAAAATACGATATTTACGCTTACAACGGCGGCCTTTTTGCCCCCGATGAACTGCTGGACAGCATTTCGGTTGACGATGACATACTCCACGAACATACCCGAAAACTGAGCCAGTACGACTACGAAACCGATGTAGATGTAAACATCCTCGGACATATTTTCGAACATTCGCTGGGCGAAATAGAAAACGTGCAAGCCGAAATAAAGGGCGAAACCGTTGATGCACAAAAAACCCGGCGCAAGAAAGACGGCATATTTTACACCCCAAAATACATTACCAAGTACATTGTAGAAAACACCGTGGGCAAACTTTGCGAAGAAAAACGTGCCGAACTCGAAATAGTGGACGAAGAATACGCCAAAGGCCGCAAAAACCGCAAAAAAGAAACCATAAAAACGCTCGACGACAAACTTACTGCTTACCGCAACTGGCTTTTAAGCCTTACCATACTCGACCCCGCCTGTGGTTCGGGTGCGTTTTTAAACCAGGCTTTGGACTTTCTGATAACCGAACACCGCAAAATAGACGATTTACGGGCACAGCTTTTTGGTGGAGGCATAGTATTTTCTGATATTACCACCGACATCCTCGAAAAAAACATTTACGGAGTTGACCTGAACGAAGAATCGGTAGAAATTGCCAAACTCTCGCTTTGGCTGCGCACTGCACAAAAAGGCAGGAAACTGAACAAGCTCAACAACAATATAAAATGCGGCAATTCGCTTATCGACGACCCCGAAGTGGCGGGTGAAAAAGCGTTTAACTGGCAAAATGAGTTTCCTGAAATTTTTAAAAATGGTGGTTTTGACGTGGTGATTGGGAATCCGCCTTATGTTAGAGTTCAAGGTTTAAAAGAACATTATTTTGACCACACAATATTTTATGAGAAACAGTATTTATCTGCAACTGGAAATTATGATATTTACTCGCTTTTCATGGAAAAGTCTTTTTCTTTAATTAATTCATCAGGTATTGTTTCCTTTATTTTGCCTCATAAGTTTTTAATATCTGATTTTGGCTCTGGAATAAGAAGTTTCTTCATAAATAACAGCGCAGTCGATGAAATAATTCACTTTGGAGCAGAATTAGTATTTCAAGATGCAACAACTTATACATGTATTATTAATTTAACCAAATCTAAAAAAGAATTTCTGAAATTTAAAAATATAAATCCTAAACAACTTTTTGATTTAATTCCTTTTGAAACAATTTCTTATCAAGAATTAACTTCTGACCAATGGTTTCTTTCAAATATCCAAGACAAAAGTATTTTAGATAAAATTCAGAAACAACCATTAAAATTAAATGATGTTTTTAATCGCTTTGTACAAGGGATAATTACAGGTAAAGATGCTGTGTTTTGTGTAAATGGATTATTAAAATCTGATAGTTTAGTTGTTAAAGATGAAAATGGCACTTGTCATGAACTTGAACTAGAAATTTTAAAACCTCATTTGAGAGGTGAAGATATTAGCAAATACAAGAATCTTGAAAACAAAGAATGGTTAGTTTTCCCTTATGATCTTATAAATGGAAAAGCAGAATTACTTAAACCTGATGTTTTAAAAAATAGTTTTCCCAATACCTTTAAGTACCTTTCTGTTTATGAAGATATTTTAAGAGAAAGAGAAAATGGGAAATTTGATAATGAGTTATGGTATCAATATAGCAGAAATCAAGCTATTTCAGTATTAGAGCAGCCTAAAATTATTACTCCTGAGGTGTGTTTTGGTGGCAGTATGACATTTGATAATTGTAATTTTTATCATAATAGTAAATGTCATACACTATTACTAAAACCAGAATCTAAATTCGATTATTTATCTATACTTCCCTTACTCAACTCTTCAATTTTTTGGTTTTATCTTTCTAATACAGGAAATGTTTTAAGGGGTGGCTATATAGGCGTTAAAAGAAAAGTGCTTGAGCCTTTTGGTGTCCCCAATCCTGAGGTAATTGATACAGATAGATTAAAAGATTATAGTCTTTCGATTATTAGTAACAATAAACACTTTCAAGAAATTGAAAATCAATTTATTAAATATTTAGCTTCTATTTTTCATGGCATAAATATTTCTAAAAAATTAAATAACTGGTATAAATTAAGTTTTGCTGAGTTTATTTTAGAATTAAAAAAATCTATAAAGAATCTTAATGATATTAAGTTATCGAAGTCCGATGAAATGGAATGGATGGAGTTATTTGAGACAAAAAAAGCGGAGGTTCAAACCATCAATTCTGCAATAGATAAAACAGACAAAGAAATAAACCAAATGGTTTATGAATTGTATGGTTTAACAGCGGAGGAAATTAAAATTGTGGAGGAAAGCATCTGA
- a CDS encoding YaaC family protein has product MRRLQHIGHIEKSIILRTENPIEEIWSYFLRFSDFNYIKNSWTNRDDCEYIYVTICIKQSYEYYKASLGLSLNTRPLLLYYSFLNLTKATLYIAQDERPPDYHGLCKENIEKDIKSIDDILDFSAEVNNGVFKKLAELLDFNINLNKRLTLADFLKNSIELNNDYSHYFKQSPSFIIPKVDSFLDGELNITFNVGFLKDDSEKINRIKTTFKNFEFEQNEMNLIFKKKIDLNTGQPGEYDKKAWDILKEYFLLSVFNDNKYHMNINDKESLLPNSLAYFGILYILSSIVRYKPDKLHNLIMDRDTSVNWMLDKICSVTERVYPNLMLNLLGNQFYKFTKHL; this is encoded by the coding sequence ATGAGAAGATTGCAACACATTGGGCACATTGAAAAATCTATTATACTAAGAACCGAAAATCCTATTGAAGAGATATGGAGTTATTTTTTACGATTCAGCGACTTCAACTATATCAAAAATTCATGGACAAATAGAGACGATTGTGAATATATTTATGTAACAATTTGCATTAAGCAATCATATGAGTACTATAAAGCTAGTTTAGGCCTTTCTTTGAATACAAGACCTTTATTATTGTACTATTCATTTCTCAATTTAACGAAGGCAACATTATATATTGCGCAAGATGAACGTCCCCCAGATTATCATGGTTTATGTAAGGAAAATATTGAAAAAGATATTAAATCGATTGATGATATATTAGATTTCTCTGCAGAAGTAAACAATGGGGTATTTAAAAAACTTGCGGAATTGTTAGATTTTAATATTAATCTCAATAAAAGGTTGACATTAGCGGATTTTTTAAAGAACTCAATAGAATTAAATAATGATTATTCACATTACTTTAAACAATCACCAAGTTTTATAATCCCAAAAGTAGATTCATTCTTAGATGGAGAACTTAACATTACTTTTAATGTAGGTTTTCTAAAAGATGATAGTGAAAAGATTAATAGAATCAAAACCACTTTTAAAAACTTTGAGTTTGAACAAAATGAAATGAACTTAATATTTAAAAAGAAAATTGATTTAAATACTGGTCAACCTGGTGAATATGATAAAAAGGCATGGGACATTTTAAAAGAATATTTTTTATTAAGTGTATTTAATGACAATAAATACCATATGAATATAAATGATAAGGAATCTTTATTGCCTAATTCACTTGCATATTTTGGCATACTGTATATTTTAAGCAGTATTGTTAGATATAAACCAGATAAACTACATAATTTAATAATGGATAGGGATACTTCAGTAAATTGGATGTTAGACAAAATATGTTCTGTAACTGAAAGAGTTTATCCTAATTTGATGTTGAATTTATTAGGAAATCAATTTTATAAATTCACAAAACACTTGTAA
- a CDS encoding phospholipase D-like domain-containing protein codes for MEIYFDNLENTLKSELSKATENLKVVVGWLDFSLFEQTFTELREKNVDIDIIVDDNSINHRFPRSVSNLESLGVKIKFQRMITGTYGHMHHKFCIIDSRTIITGSYNWTFTANNYSFENFIIIRDNREAIDKFSDEFDVIKHMTSQRLNSIQYLKNCEDQDCNGKMVNLLIYGPHVEKYGEMVGDIIEVCSENPYEHYKTIELSVIDNTISRIADEIFYQFELVNEEFELTGEELTQEKIDEINKELDYSTERRYMVYSNNHGINNSEKNIIHGWGKILSYPMYNKHEDPGNFVKIYWKDRFVKDKIEDEYDDTFDLY; via the coding sequence ATGGAAATTTATTTTGATAATTTAGAAAATACATTAAAATCAGAACTATCTAAAGCAACAGAAAATTTGAAGGTAGTTGTTGGTTGGCTTGACTTCAGTCTATTTGAACAGACTTTCACAGAACTGAGAGAAAAAAATGTTGATATAGATATAATTGTAGATGATAATAGTATAAATCATAGGTTTCCTAGGTCAGTTAGCAATCTTGAATCATTAGGGGTTAAAATAAAATTTCAAAGAATGATTACTGGAACTTATGGACATATGCACCATAAGTTTTGTATTATTGATTCAAGAACTATTATAACTGGTTCATATAATTGGACTTTTACGGCAAACAATTACAGTTTTGAGAATTTTATAATAATCAGGGATAATCGTGAGGCGATTGATAAATTCTCCGATGAATTTGATGTGATTAAACATATGACATCACAGAGATTAAATAGTATTCAATATCTTAAAAATTGTGAAGACCAAGATTGTAATGGTAAAATGGTAAATCTCCTAATTTATGGACCTCATGTTGAAAAGTATGGAGAAATGGTTGGAGATATTATAGAGGTATGTTCAGAGAATCCATACGAACATTATAAAACTATTGAACTTTCAGTAATTGATAATACAATTAGCAGAATTGCAGATGAAATATTTTATCAATTTGAATTAGTTAATGAAGAATTTGAACTCACAGGTGAAGAGTTAACACAAGAGAAGATTGATGAAATAAATAAGGAATTAGATTATTCCACCGAACGCAGATATATGGTTTACTCGAATAACCATGGAATAAATAATAGTGAGAAAAATATAATTCATGGTTGGGGTAAAATTTTAAGTTATCCAATGTATAATAAGCATGAAGACCCAGGTAATTTTGTAAAAATATATTGGAAAGATAGATTTGTAAAAGACAAGATAGAAGACGAGTATGATGATACTTTTGATTTGTACTAA
- a CDS encoding type II toxin-antitoxin system HigB family toxin: MKVHLIKKQSIEDYVVKNARARASFEIWLSILKRADWNEPSEIVSTFNKADIIGKGTNRVVFNIAGNNYRMICKYHFGATRVHLFIQWIGTHAEYTKLCNEGKQFDINNY; encoded by the coding sequence ATGAAAGTACATTTAATAAAGAAACAGTCGATTGAAGATTATGTCGTAAAGAATGCAAGAGCTCGAGCATCTTTTGAGATATGGTTATCGATTCTAAAAAGAGCTGACTGGAATGAGCCAAGCGAGATTGTGTCGACATTTAATAAGGCTGATATAATAGGAAAAGGAACAAATCGGGTTGTTTTTAATATTGCAGGAAACAATTACAGGATGATTTGTAAGTATCATTTTGGAGCAACAAGAGTTCACCTTTTCATTCAGTGGATTGGGACACATGCAGAGTATACAAAACTTTGCAATGAAGGCAAACAGTTTGACATTAACAATTATTGA
- a CDS encoding helix-turn-helix domain-containing protein: MRKDIKMEALKFTVIKTIEQYNDYCNILDDLISKDEIKFQDEIELLTLLIEKWDSENNSFKDSDPIEILKAIMDEHELKAKDLVSILGLTKGTISKILNYQKGLSKDTIRKLSDHFKISQEAFNRPYRLKNEINRRYRNASLMNTRKNITEMS; this comes from the coding sequence TTGAGAAAGGACATTAAAATGGAAGCATTAAAATTCACAGTGATAAAAACAATTGAGCAGTATAACGATTATTGTAATATACTTGACGACCTGATTTCTAAAGATGAAATTAAGTTCCAGGATGAAATAGAATTATTGACGTTACTAATTGAAAAGTGGGATAGCGAGAATAATTCATTTAAGGATTCTGATCCAATCGAAATCCTAAAAGCAATTATGGACGAACACGAGTTAAAGGCTAAAGATTTAGTTTCCATTTTGGGATTGACTAAAGGAACAATTTCTAAGATTCTTAATTATCAAAAAGGACTTTCAAAGGACACAATCAGAAAACTATCTGACCATTTTAAGATTTCCCAAGAAGCGTTTAACAGGCCATATCGATTGAAAAATGAAATAAACAGAAGATATCGAAATGCAAGCTTGATGAACACACGAAAGAATATTACAGAAATGAGTTGA
- a CDS encoding DUF4852 domain-containing protein, with product MRKLLALIFLLTALVSYSQRYPKSFDPFVAENGKTFKVGDTITFTEPHNFDKEFSTIYNNKSLESRTDALYVTDDPTTGERLIYDRRFKSYPIRYFISHPNGKKIAALKINMLYNFFVDINQAIKYDEIANCNPLYVKSIWTENTPLTDSIAFLQYLAREKGVSKDIAKEYLYLFHRNKYNSIREDEFEFHQNLKETQKKLTDLLEMQDTSKVFIMNFKDEVGNYDFDKEAFPIKWKHNGEQVYTDLWEILTPYDINKDKVKLTDLRIQFNNTNQFSELKLNMEKASQFVKFNKDNSGNVDRDIYMKISFRITGLKDGNKVTKSYYRGEKYLTANIISIDFFAKNKERYIDYYHWWLNRLEK from the coding sequence ATGAGAAAACTACTTGCACTAATTTTTTTATTGACAGCTTTGGTAAGTTATAGCCAAAGATATCCGAAATCTTTTGACCCATTTGTAGCTGAAAATGGTAAAACCTTTAAAGTAGGAGATACTATAACATTTACTGAACCACATAATTTTGATAAGGAATTTTCAACAATTTATAATAATAAGTCGCTCGAATCAAGGACAGATGCTTTATATGTAACAGACGATCCTACTACTGGGGAACGACTAATTTATGACAGACGATTTAAAAGTTATCCAATCAGATATTTTATTTCGCATCCCAATGGAAAAAAAATTGCAGCTTTAAAAATTAATATGCTTTACAATTTCTTTGTTGATATAAATCAAGCAATTAAATACGATGAAATAGCCAATTGCAATCCTTTATATGTGAAGTCGATATGGACTGAGAATACTCCCTTGACGGATAGTATTGCTTTTCTTCAATACCTTGCAAGAGAAAAAGGTGTTTCAAAAGATATTGCAAAAGAATACTTGTATTTATTTCACAGAAATAAATACAACTCAATTCGAGAAGATGAATTTGAATTTCATCAAAATCTGAAGGAAACCCAAAAAAAGCTAACTGATTTGTTAGAAATGCAGGATACTAGTAAAGTGTTTATAATGAATTTTAAGGATGAAGTTGGTAATTATGATTTTGATAAAGAGGCTTTTCCAATTAAATGGAAACATAATGGAGAACAGGTGTATACTGATTTATGGGAGATTTTAACACCATATGATATAAACAAGGATAAAGTAAAATTGACAGATTTGCGGATTCAGTTTAATAATACAAATCAATTTAGTGAGTTAAAGCTAAATATGGAAAAAGCTAGTCAATTCGTTAAATTTAATAAAGACAATTCTGGGAATGTTGATAGAGATATTTACATGAAAATTAGCTTTAGAATAACAGGATTGAAAGATGGGAATAAGGTGACAAAGAGTTATTATCGGGGTGAAAAATACTTAACGGCTAATATTATTAGTATTGACTTTTTTGCTAAGAATAAAGAAAGATATATTGATTATTACCATTGGTGGTTAAATAGATTGGAAAAATAG
- a CDS encoding serine hydrolase domain-containing protein yields MKNQTNQILQIMRSIIALIWAVMFFSVFMVHTLTAQGIKDNWEDNVTSAEIKTWADKLLNRYYEDKGFVGGVISIVKDGETVFQEGYGFANYFEGIKADPKTTPFRSGSTSKVFTAIAIMQLVEKGTIRLDGNVNVYLDRTQLDQHLGEVTVRDLLTHTAGYDERFRNTLKIKVQNELASEEYLRKIRHKQIAPSGERIQYSNYAMGMLGVLLEDVTGLSYREYLHRNILEPLGMNCTYIETPADLPDDSIAVEHVLTNDGKIQPQDFYYKAPAFLGSGGLFYTANDMATFMNAVLGKSSTLLEKKTWDETLSVQESANPYTGVGYGFWIYERSRNDTLAHGSEATIIGHPGGTETFKSKMLLFPKANAGIFVALVGAPSRTFAGSPGLTPHTVTDSFINTFRGRKELNLGETEVDFLKQFEGNYYSTRRAWTGEEAFRDALIYESLHVFVRDSSLYADGFGSLNLFRGNPRKLKWISDRSFLLEDSDEIISFSKNGEYMNRAVYNNYDRVGPLGTPKALIMILSVVSLVLLSSFVLLFNNFKNTNKGFEILSAPVSLLAITTSFFQLLMFGVFRIHFRLDNNVFMIQNILGWSVLLFTILMTFLVIRDIRKQSIKLRSPRALHRVVILISLWVLNLFFVCYDIIQIV; encoded by the coding sequence ATGAAGAACCAAACAAATCAAATACTTCAAATTATGAGGTCTATTATAGCCTTAATCTGGGCTGTAATGTTTTTTTCAGTGTTTATGGTACATACCTTGACTGCTCAAGGCATAAAGGATAATTGGGAAGACAATGTGACCTCAGCTGAGATTAAAACATGGGCTGATAAGCTGTTAAACCGTTATTATGAAGATAAAGGATTTGTGGGAGGCGTGATCTCAATCGTTAAAGATGGCGAGACAGTTTTTCAGGAAGGCTATGGTTTTGCCAATTATTTCGAAGGTATTAAGGCGGATCCGAAAACAACACCATTCAGAAGTGGATCTACCAGTAAAGTATTTACAGCAATTGCTATCATGCAGTTGGTGGAAAAAGGAACGATACGATTGGACGGAAATGTAAATGTTTATTTAGACAGGACTCAGCTTGACCAACATCTTGGAGAAGTTACGGTAAGAGACTTACTCACTCATACAGCGGGGTACGATGAAAGATTTCGAAATACGCTGAAGATAAAGGTCCAGAATGAACTTGCCTCAGAAGAGTATTTGCGAAAGATTCGGCACAAACAGATAGCGCCTTCAGGGGAAAGGATACAATACTCGAACTATGCAATGGGGATGCTGGGTGTTCTGCTTGAAGATGTTACTGGGCTTTCCTACAGAGAGTATCTTCATCGTAATATTCTTGAACCTCTCGGCATGAATTGTACTTATATCGAGACTCCAGCTGACCTTCCGGATGACAGTATCGCTGTCGAACATGTTCTTACAAATGACGGAAAAATACAACCTCAGGACTTTTACTATAAAGCTCCTGCTTTTTTAGGATCAGGGGGATTATTTTATACAGCCAACGACATGGCAACGTTTATGAATGCTGTATTGGGCAAGTCCAGTACTCTCCTGGAGAAGAAGACCTGGGATGAGACTCTTTCGGTACAGGAAAGTGCAAATCCATATACGGGGGTTGGTTACGGATTCTGGATCTATGAAAGAAGCCGGAACGACACACTGGCTCACGGCTCTGAAGCAACCATTATCGGTCATCCCGGTGGCACTGAAACGTTTAAATCCAAGATGCTGCTGTTTCCTAAAGCGAATGCCGGCATTTTTGTTGCTCTGGTAGGAGCTCCAAGCCGAACATTCGCCGGAAGTCCCGGATTGACACCACACACGGTTACCGATAGCTTCATAAATACATTTAGAGGACGTAAAGAATTGAACCTGGGTGAGACAGAGGTTGATTTTTTAAAGCAATTTGAAGGCAACTACTACAGTACAAGAAGAGCCTGGACGGGTGAAGAAGCGTTCCGGGATGCACTGATTTATGAAAGCCTTCATGTATTTGTCCGGGACAGCAGTTTATATGCGGATGGGTTTGGATCGCTCAACCTGTTCAGAGGAAATCCTCGCAAGCTAAAATGGATATCCGACAGATCTTTTCTCCTGGAAGATTCGGACGAAATTATTTCTTTTTCCAAAAATGGTGAATACATGAACCGGGCAGTCTACAACAACTACGACAGAGTTGGGCCGCTTGGGACTCCAAAAGCACTGATTATGATCCTTTCAGTAGTATCACTGGTTCTTTTGTCTTCATTTGTACTACTATTCAATAATTTTAAGAATACCAACAAAGGGTTTGAGATTCTATCAGCGCCCGTCTCGCTTCTTGCAATAACGACTTCTTTCTTCCAACTGTTGATGTTTGGAGTATTTCGCATCCACTTCAGGCTTGATAATAATGTTTTCATGATACAAAACATTCTTGGCTGGTCGGTTCTTCTATTCACAATACTAATGACATTTCTGGTGATCCGCGACATAAGAAAACAAAGCATTAAATTAAGAAGTCCACGTGCCCTACATCGAGTGGTTATTCTGATATCTTTGTGGGTTCTAAATTTGTTTTTTGTTTGTTATGACATTATTCAAATTGTATGA
- a CDS encoding DUF1987 domain-containing protein yields the protein MMPVLYIEATKDTPRVIFDAEKNQFEITEKSLPEDAVGFFQPIFDWLNQYIDQPNPENTFIFYLDYFSTSTAKQLSKVFFLLEKLSEKAQVKIIWKYQAADLDMYNAGLRYQKMLDVDFEIEKV from the coding sequence ATGATGCCTGTTCTATATATTGAAGCCACCAAAGATACACCAAGAGTTATTTTTGATGCTGAGAAGAACCAATTTGAGATTACAGAAAAGAGCCTGCCAGAGGATGCCGTTGGATTTTTTCAGCCTATTTTTGACTGGCTCAACCAGTACATTGACCAGCCAAACCCTGAGAATACCTTTATTTTTTACCTTGATTACTTTTCGACAAGTACAGCCAAACAGCTTTCAAAGGTTTTCTTTCTTCTGGAAAAACTCTCTGAAAAAGCTCAGGTGAAAATTATATGGAAATACCAGGCGGCCGATCTCGATATGTATAATGCGGGATTACGCTATCAGAAAATGCTGGATGTAGATTTTGAAATTGAGAAGGTTTAA
- a CDS encoding DUF1987 domain-containing protein, producing the protein MEPLIRKATEDTPEIILDKDKNTFSISERSLPENAFDFYKPVYEWLEQYITQPTEQTELHIKLDYFNTASAKQLGKIFNLLETIKYSLKVIWHYYADDADMLESGKRFARLTGINFELVEEEPEEDSDDFKIIYD; encoded by the coding sequence ATGGAACCACTTATACGCAAAGCAACAGAGGACACTCCTGAAATTATACTGGATAAGGATAAAAATACCTTTAGCATTTCGGAACGCTCATTGCCTGAAAATGCTTTTGATTTTTACAAACCGGTATATGAATGGTTGGAACAATACATTACGCAGCCTACAGAACAAACAGAGCTGCACATTAAACTCGATTATTTCAATACAGCCTCGGCCAAGCAGCTGGGTAAAATATTCAATTTGCTCGAAACCATTAAATATTCGCTAAAAGTAATTTGGCATTATTACGCTGACGATGCCGACATGCTGGAGAGCGGAAAACGTTTTGCCCGACTTACCGGAATAAACTTCGAGCTGGTTGAAGAAGAGCCTGAAGAAGATAGTGATGACTTTAAAATAATTTACGATTAG